From Xylanibacter oryzae DSM 17970, a single genomic window includes:
- a CDS encoding nucleoside 2-deoxyribosyltransferase domain-containing protein: protein MHRVFVSIHDKNYQYLRIFLTVLLLSVMPVISMYGQVIMQHPHEEIGNSVDTVGFKKVFLAGTIDMGNSVDWQKNLVTYLESRGGKWLLFNPRQDSWNGEKKGEMDYQVNWELSHLEQSDFIIMNILETSKSPISLLELGLFARSGKIAVACDTKFYRYNNVKITCQKYGVHLYPNLEALLQSEFK, encoded by the coding sequence ATGCACAGAGTCTTTGTAAGTATTCATGACAAGAACTACCAATATTTAAGGATATTTTTAACCGTTTTATTGTTGTCGGTGATGCCTGTAATCAGTATGTATGGGCAGGTAATTATGCAACATCCACATGAAGAGATAGGCAACAGTGTTGATACAGTAGGTTTTAAGAAAGTATTTCTTGCGGGTACCATTGATATGGGTAATAGTGTAGACTGGCAGAAGAATCTGGTCACCTATTTAGAATCAAGAGGCGGTAAATGGCTACTTTTCAATCCAAGGCAAGACTCATGGAATGGTGAAAAGAAAGGCGAAATGGATTATCAGGTAAATTGGGAACTTTCACATCTGGAGCAATCTGATTTTATCATCATGAATATTCTTGAGACAAGCAAATCACCTATATCATTGTTAGAACTGGGGCTCTTTGCCCGTTCCGGAAAGATAGCGGTTGCCTGTGATACAAAATTTTACAGATACAATAATGTTAAGATTACATGTCAAAAATACGGTGTGCACTTGTATCCTAATCTGGAGGCATTGCTCCAGAGTGAATTCAAATAG
- a CDS encoding outer membrane beta-barrel family protein has translation MKRYILLLIASFVVISIHAQRITRNFREVPMSKALKIIEASTGKYKINFIYNELEDFTVTTSIDKKDIPDAVRDVIGFYPIKMTVDGDNIFVECVQKENTKLIGEVIDKTGQPIIYANISLLSAKDSTFINGGVSNQAGKFVIPCGAKRVLAKMSCIGYKTILRAFDVRDIGKITMTEDMQVIKGVLVKGSRPATRLTTEGYTTQVSGTLLANVGDAQDVLKEIPRIHENNDEYTVFGKGTPIIYINGKKVTDNTDLKRITSQEVKSVDVITSPGAQYDAEARSVIRIKTIRQQGNGLSGNFLTSGNLAKKSSINQLISLNWRHDGLDIFGTFYAMSRGWWMDQVATSQKYFTKDKVDMIQATNMRARTNMVVGTWGFNYQLDDNNSLGVTYSVNKRLPSSTGSGSQNYTVYTNGTYTGAVKYYDDESESSDGPNHELDAYYSGIVGPLHLDFNGTLCWKKSITIQDATEQSDEFDNRTINADATNHNKMAAAKIVATYPIGNKVSLNAGTEYTNTTSRSLYVNQQDFITSSDDNIKESNIAAFAGVDIQCGNYKFNGGLRYEHVKSDYYSYNVFQNDASRKYDNLFPSLSIAYSDKGLNASLNFTEKTQRPDYYQLSGFIRYDDRYTYEGGNPLLRPMKIYNIEWNLQYSWLTLSADYTYNKDQVVYSTSIYKNSDIIISSYSNINHLQNLNFSATASPVFGLWHPVIEMDFLKQFLDTRQYGIDLTLQKPQWNLSIHNRFVFKHDWIAECDYEYSTSYDEQFNRKGKYSELDLGITKLFLNKKLMTRLEVTDILNTNKDRGFNYYSSCFNFQKNVHPNDRGIRLTISYSFNYARSKYKGTGAGNEEKKRL, from the coding sequence ATGAAAAGATATATATTACTATTGATTGCTTCTTTTGTTGTCATATCAATCCATGCACAGAGAATCACACGCAATTTCAGAGAAGTCCCCATGTCTAAGGCACTTAAGATTATAGAGGCTTCTACCGGTAAATACAAGATAAACTTTATCTATAACGAACTCGAAGACTTTACTGTCACCACCAGCATTGATAAGAAGGACATTCCGGATGCTGTCAGAGACGTGATAGGCTTCTATCCCATAAAGATGACTGTAGATGGAGATAACATCTTTGTAGAGTGCGTACAGAAGGAAAACACGAAACTGATAGGAGAGGTTATAGACAAAACCGGACAACCTATAATTTACGCCAACATATCATTGCTGTCTGCCAAAGACTCCACATTCATTAATGGTGGAGTGAGCAACCAGGCGGGCAAGTTTGTTATCCCATGTGGCGCAAAGCGTGTACTGGCCAAAATGTCTTGCATAGGCTATAAGACCATCCTAAGGGCATTTGATGTCAGGGATATCGGCAAGATAACCATGACAGAAGATATGCAAGTCATCAAAGGTGTCCTTGTTAAAGGTTCTCGGCCTGCAACCCGCCTCACCACAGAAGGATATACCACACAGGTTAGTGGCACGCTTCTGGCCAATGTAGGCGACGCTCAAGATGTGCTCAAAGAGATACCACGCATCCACGAGAATAATGACGAGTATACTGTTTTTGGCAAGGGGACACCTATAATATACATCAATGGCAAGAAGGTAACCGACAATACAGACCTTAAACGTATCACCTCACAAGAGGTTAAGAGTGTAGATGTCATCACAAGTCCCGGTGCGCAATACGATGCTGAGGCCCGCTCCGTAATAAGGATAAAGACCATCCGCCAACAGGGCAACGGACTTAGTGGCAACTTCCTTACATCGGGCAATTTAGCCAAGAAAAGTTCGATAAATCAACTTATATCTCTCAACTGGAGACATGATGGACTTGATATTTTCGGAACATTCTATGCCATGAGTAGAGGATGGTGGATGGACCAAGTAGCGACGAGCCAGAAATATTTTACAAAAGACAAGGTAGATATGATCCAGGCTACTAATATGCGTGCACGCACAAATATGGTTGTAGGCACATGGGGCTTCAATTATCAGTTGGATGATAACAACTCCCTGGGTGTGACATACTCTGTAAACAAGAGGCTACCATCTTCCACAGGGTCTGGCAGTCAAAACTATACAGTATACACCAATGGCACATATACCGGCGCTGTGAAGTATTACGATGATGAGAGCGAATCTTCTGATGGCCCTAACCATGAACTCGATGCATACTATTCAGGTATTGTAGGCCCTTTGCATTTAGACTTTAATGGTACACTGTGTTGGAAAAAGAGCATCACTATCCAGGATGCCACCGAGCAGAGTGACGAGTTTGATAACAGAACCATCAATGCAGATGCCACAAATCATAACAAGATGGCAGCAGCAAAGATAGTAGCCACTTATCCGATAGGCAATAAAGTAAGCTTAAATGCAGGTACAGAGTATACCAACACTACTAGCAGGTCTCTTTACGTTAATCAACAAGACTTCATCACCTCGTCAGACGATAATATAAAAGAAAGTAATATCGCTGCGTTTGCAGGTGTGGATATCCAATGTGGCAATTATAAGTTTAATGGAGGTTTGAGATACGAGCACGTAAAGTCAGATTATTACTCATACAATGTTTTTCAAAACGATGCAAGCCGTAAGTACGACAATCTTTTTCCAAGTCTTAGTATAGCATATTCAGACAAAGGACTGAATGCAAGCCTTAATTTCACAGAGAAGACCCAACGCCCTGATTATTATCAACTCTCAGGTTTCATCCGATATGATGACAGATACACTTACGAGGGTGGCAATCCGTTACTCCGCCCAATGAAAATTTATAATATAGAATGGAATTTACAGTATAGTTGGCTAACTCTCTCGGCCGACTATACATACAACAAAGACCAGGTAGTGTATTCTACTTCGATTTACAAAAATTCAGATATTATTATTTCAAGTTATAGTAACATAAACCATCTGCAGAACTTGAATTTCTCAGCCACAGCATCACCTGTCTTTGGCCTTTGGCATCCGGTGATCGAGATGGATTTTCTCAAGCAGTTTCTTGATACCCGTCAGTATGGCATTGACTTGACTTTACAGAAACCACAATGGAATCTTTCTATCCACAACCGTTTCGTATTCAAGCACGACTGGATAGCAGAGTGCGATTATGAATACAGTACATCGTACGACGAACAATTTAATCGTAAAGGTAAGTACTCCGAATTGGATTTAGGTATAACCAAGTTATTTCTTAACAAGAAACTCATGACACGCCTAGAAGTTACAGACATCTTAAATACAAATAAGGATAGGGGTTTTAATTATTACAGTTCATGTTTTAACTTCCAGAAAAATGTACACCCCAATGACCGTGGCATACGTCTCACCATATCATATAGCTTCAATTATGCACGCAGTAAGTATAAGGGTACAGGAGCTGGTAATGAAGAGAAAAAGAGACTATAG
- a CDS encoding DUF4974 domain-containing protein, producing MMRPSHHFSLSKIAAIFIGILLVPGTTYAAIVFNRSSSEQQVGQKAQTGRVMAYTPAKSTDTQPVDTAATQKEQSFDNVELQIILDDISLYYKLEVVYQSDRSRHLRLHFHWDKTKDAETIVESLNHFENVNITLIDRKIEVK from the coding sequence ATGATGAGACCATCCCACCACTTCTCCTTGAGCAAGATAGCAGCCATATTCATTGGTATACTATTGGTGCCGGGCACAACCTATGCCGCAATTGTGTTTAATCGTAGTTCGTCAGAGCAACAAGTTGGCCAGAAGGCACAGACAGGCAGAGTGATGGCATACACGCCCGCCAAGAGCACCGATACCCAACCTGTGGATACCGCAGCAACACAGAAAGAACAGTCGTTCGATAACGTAGAATTACAGATCATACTCGATGACATATCCTTGTACTACAAGCTAGAGGTAGTTTATCAGTCAGACAGGTCAAGACACCTGCGCCTCCACTTCCATTGGGATAAGACCAAGGATGCAGAAACCATAGTAGAGTCATTAAACCACTTTGAGAATGTGAACATTACATTAATTGACCGTAAAATAGAAGTAAAATGA
- a CDS encoding outer membrane beta-barrel family protein, whose protein sequence is MKRYILLLIVSFIAVSINAQKITHNFRDVPLSKALKIIEASTGKYKINFIYNELEDFTVTTGIDKKDIPDAIRDVIGFYPIKMTVDGENIFVECVQKENTKLIGEVVDKRGQPIIYANISLLSAKDSTFINGGVSNLAGKFVIPCGAKHALVKVSCIGYMTKYVEWTYGEECDIKMVENSKILNEVVVKGHRNFIKSTNTGLSISMDHNPLSKLSSAVDAIRQMPMIDGSGNDISVLGKGSPEIYINQRKIRNMNEVSQLSPQEIKSVDIITNPGAQYGADVTSVIVIHTKRLDSGLAGVVKVSGSQSEVLSASTDADISWMGNNGWGLYAGANVADDGFRQKRIYTEKFNENRYETITHGAYRNRSESLRLTAGTSYDFKDNSLGIRYEFSRIPESKFTSTGDIMTNVSAGLDSISSSSTDNSRSFRHYVNAYTLFKFGIRKNYEFTSDMDYLYGNSRSCSETEEQAQSYQQNINTGNSSIYHLVAAKANLKAVWNSVTMNIGGQYSYTKNLQNFAGSTSDGSSFFEPSQDNEKQHLSAGYASLNYKYNNYWNIDAGLRFESTDFNYEQNGIIVPAQSKTYTDWLPSLGLNYSNNGFGMGVSYNTNISRPSYNMLNNNYFYVSHTSWETGNPLLQSFKDHNIDFRLSYKHTYITASFTRRKRNISTTYTYLESQNVNVRQEINLPDYSRFQIVASQSFDIGRWHPTLQGLLQFQNLKYGSPEKRYDSVLGKLEMNNRFDLPWNFYAYLSGMWLTKGNDATVYSNGGAMLYMMLNKSIGKWSFNLLANDFVSSWRQKNLVETNGVYYLDNRKGASCFVRLSVTYSFNHKNTFKGKGASKEELNRL, encoded by the coding sequence ATGAAAAGATATATATTACTATTGATTGTATCTTTCATTGCTGTATCAATCAATGCACAGAAAATCACACATAATTTCAGAGACGTCCCCCTGTCCAAGGCGCTTAAGATCATAGAGGCTTCTACCGGTAAATACAAGATAAACTTTATCTACAACGAACTCGAAGACTTTACCGTCACTACCGGCATCGACAAGAAGGATATTCCCGATGCCATCAGAGACGTGATAGGCTTCTATCCCATAAAGATGACCGTAGATGGAGAGAACATCTTTGTAGAGTGCGTACAGAAGGAAAACACAAAACTGATAGGAGAGGTTGTCGACAAGAGAGGGCAGCCCATAATTTACGCCAACATATCATTGCTGTCTGCCAAAGACTCCACATTCATTAATGGCGGAGTAAGCAATCTGGCAGGCAAGTTTGTCATCCCCTGTGGCGCCAAGCATGCTTTGGTCAAGGTGTCATGCATAGGATATATGACGAAGTATGTAGAATGGACATATGGAGAAGAGTGCGATATAAAAATGGTTGAGAACAGCAAGATTCTTAATGAAGTTGTTGTGAAGGGGCATCGTAATTTCATTAAGTCAACCAATACGGGACTTTCTATATCAATGGACCACAATCCTCTTTCCAAACTCAGTTCTGCTGTTGATGCTATCAGACAGATGCCGATGATTGATGGTTCTGGCAACGATATATCTGTTCTGGGTAAGGGTTCTCCGGAAATATATATCAACCAGCGTAAGATCAGAAATATGAATGAAGTATCCCAACTGTCACCTCAGGAAATCAAAAGCGTGGACATCATCACTAATCCCGGTGCGCAGTATGGTGCTGATGTGACATCTGTTATTGTAATTCATACAAAGCGACTAGACTCTGGACTTGCCGGTGTCGTGAAAGTATCTGGAAGTCAGTCTGAAGTTTTATCTGCATCTACTGACGCCGATATATCATGGATGGGAAACAATGGTTGGGGACTGTATGCCGGTGCCAATGTGGCTGATGACGGATTCAGACAGAAAAGAATATATACAGAGAAGTTCAACGAAAACAGATATGAAACTATAACTCACGGTGCATATAGAAACCGGTCTGAAAGCCTTAGACTTACCGCAGGCACAAGCTATGACTTCAAGGATAATTCTCTGGGCATAAGGTATGAATTCAGCAGAATTCCGGAAAGCAAATTCACTTCAACCGGTGACATCATGACAAATGTAAGTGCCGGACTTGACAGTATCTCATCTTCCAGTACGGATAACAGCCGTAGCTTCCGCCATTATGTAAATGCCTATACTCTGTTCAAGTTCGGTATCAGAAAGAACTACGAATTTACGTCAGATATGGACTATCTCTATGGAAATTCTCGTTCCTGCTCTGAAACAGAAGAGCAGGCTCAGTCTTATCAGCAGAATATTAATACAGGGAACAGTAGTATCTATCATCTTGTTGCGGCAAAAGCAAATTTAAAAGCCGTGTGGAACAGTGTCACCATGAATATTGGAGGGCAGTATTCATACACAAAGAACCTTCAGAACTTTGCAGGCAGCACTTCAGATGGCAGCAGTTTCTTCGAACCGTCACAGGATAACGAAAAACAGCATCTCTCGGCTGGTTACGCTTCTTTGAACTATAAATACAATAATTACTGGAATATTGATGCTGGACTGCGATTTGAAAGTACCGATTTCAATTATGAACAGAATGGAATCATTGTTCCTGCTCAGTCAAAGACATATACAGACTGGCTGCCTTCTCTTGGACTTAATTATAGTAATAACGGTTTTGGGATGGGAGTCTCATATAATACTAACATCAGTCGTCCTAGTTACAATATGCTTAATAATAATTACTTCTACGTATCACATACTTCATGGGAGACAGGCAATCCACTTCTGCAGTCATTCAAGGATCATAATATAGACTTTCGCCTTTCATATAAACACACATATATAACAGCCTCATTTACACGTAGAAAAAGAAATATCAGCACGACATATACATACCTTGAAAGTCAGAATGTGAATGTACGGCAAGAAATAAACCTTCCTGATTATAGCAGGTTTCAGATAGTGGCATCCCAGAGCTTTGATATTGGCAGATGGCATCCCACATTGCAGGGACTGCTCCAGTTCCAGAATCTGAAATACGGCAGTCCGGAGAAACGCTATGATAGCGTGTTGGGAAAGCTGGAAATGAACAACCGTTTTGATTTGCCATGGAACTTTTATGCGTATCTGTCGGGAATGTGGCTGACAAAAGGCAATGATGCTACAGTTTACAGCAATGGTGGAGCCATGCTTTATATGATGCTAAACAAGAGTATAGGCAAATGGTCATTCAATCTTCTGGCAAATGACTTCGTCTCTTCATGGAGACAGAAAAATCTTGTGGAAACCAATGGCGTTTATTATCTTGACAATAGGAAAGGGGCTTCATGTTTCGTTCGCCTAAGTGTTACATATTCGTTTAACCACAAGAACACATTCAAAGGCAAGGGTGCTTCTAAAGAAGAGCTTAACCGGCTATAG
- a CDS encoding DUF4974 domain-containing protein: MKTNDKIERLLDMIEHPEHYSEEEIQKILEDEETREYYNLIVKTDEAYTKTDDVDVEKALQEFEAKHIHHFSWSKIAAVFIGILLVSGITYAAIVFNRSSSEKQVSQKAQTGRVITYTPAKSTEAETTDTIATQKEQSFDNVELQTILNDISSFYKLEVVYHSDKSRHLRLHFHWDKTKDAASIVESLNHFENVNITLVDSKIEVK; this comes from the coding sequence ATGAAAACGAACGACAAAATAGAGCGGTTGCTTGATATGATAGAGCACCCTGAACATTATTCTGAAGAGGAAATCCAGAAAATACTTGAAGACGAAGAAACCCGCGAGTATTATAATCTTATTGTAAAGACAGATGAGGCCTATACCAAGACAGATGATGTAGATGTAGAAAAAGCCCTGCAAGAGTTTGAGGCCAAACATATCCATCATTTCTCATGGAGCAAGATAGCCGCTGTATTTATAGGAATACTATTGGTGTCGGGCATAACCTATGCCGCAATTGTGTTTAATCGTAGTTCATCAGAGAAACAAGTTAGTCAGAAGGCACAGACAGGCAGAGTGATTACATACACGCCTGCCAAGAGCACAGAGGCAGAAACGACAGATACCATAGCAACACAGAAAGAACAGTCGTTTGATAATGTAGAATTACAAACCATACTAAATGATATATCTTCATTTTACAAACTAGAGGTAGTTTACCATTCAGACAAGTCAAGACATCTGCGTCTGCATTTTCATTGGGATAAGACCAAGGATGCAGCATCCATAGTAGAGTCATTAAACCATTTTGAGAATGTGAACATTACATTAGTTGACAGTAAAATAGAAGTAAAATGA
- a CDS encoding sigma-70 family RNA polymerase sigma factor, producing MQNKEQFEELFRNNYGQMLRLSMLIVKDEDESKDIVSDIFTEIWDGAINPYVDKPKSYLMMCVRNRCLDLLNHKRIKERVSRLLILDSSLPAINNDTPDMQRLRDIVDTLLSARDRQVLIMKYERKMKYREISDELKISQVAVYKHLSQALKTLKANFK from the coding sequence ATGCAGAATAAAGAACAATTTGAAGAGCTTTTCAGAAATAATTATGGGCAGATGCTTAGATTGTCAATGCTTATAGTTAAGGATGAAGACGAATCCAAAGATATTGTGAGTGACATCTTCACGGAGATTTGGGATGGAGCCATCAATCCCTATGTAGACAAGCCCAAAAGTTATCTTATGATGTGTGTACGCAATCGTTGTCTTGACCTGCTTAATCACAAGCGCATCAAAGAGCGTGTCAGTCGTCTGCTTATTCTTGACTCGTCACTGCCGGCTATTAATAACGATACGCCCGACATGCAGAGACTCAGAGATATAGTAGACACTCTTCTAAGTGCAAGAGACAGGCAGGTGCTTATTATGAAGTATGAGCGTAAGATGAAGTATAGAGAAATATCCGACGAACTTAAAATAAGTCAGGTAGCTGTATACAAGCATCTTTCACAAGCGCTTAAAACACTTAAGGCCAATTTCAAATAG
- a CDS encoding DUF6377 domain-containing protein: protein MKVFFLTVILQFSFAQMFAHSINLEQMYNKLDNLIDHSSQYIDNHENNINRLRLYLSKAQDQRVRYEESFKLYSEYKSYTNDSAIVYLQRCISIAQKMHRKDLVGKCRSLMAFQCSSSGLYTEALQILRQVSTRDLTRMNGLSEYYIAYNHVYQELGYYTRLNDLKRKYIIMSDIYRDSVYNVLDKNTEEYLLCKESYYFSHKLYADAMNINNRRLAKVTPGSRNYAIVAYYRSRLYNINGNMPMKKYWLIESAMSDIKNGVMDQASLWELSDILNKEGDIDRSLKYIRFTWECNNKFGTRMRSWQISPLLSIIDSNYQKQINRKNQTLTVFITIVSLMSLMLLSSLFFVYRQKRKLSDARNELRRINEKLVMLNSKLSNANDNLDISNHELSATNQKLAISNQRLNESNRVKEEYIGRFLSICSQYVDKLDDFRKMVNKKLKNKELQDLFTISKSTEFKDKELDELYANFDSVFLHLFPNFVNDFNAMLKPEFQIHSKDSERLSTDIRIFALIRLGIDDSSKIAEFLHYSVNTIYNYRARIKNGVLTDREDFERRVKDLGLNS from the coding sequence ATGAAAGTCTTTTTCCTTACCGTCATTTTACAATTTTCATTTGCTCAAATGTTTGCCCATAGTATAAACCTTGAGCAAATGTACAATAAATTAGATAATCTTATAGATCATTCTTCTCAGTATATTGATAATCATGAAAATAATATAAACAGATTACGTTTGTATTTGTCTAAGGCACAAGATCAGAGGGTAAGATATGAAGAGTCTTTTAAATTGTACAGCGAGTACAAGTCATATACCAATGATTCTGCTATTGTGTACCTTCAGAGGTGCATAAGCATAGCCCAGAAGATGCATCGCAAAGACTTGGTTGGCAAGTGCAGATCGCTTATGGCTTTCCAGTGCTCATCATCGGGTCTGTACACAGAGGCACTGCAGATACTCAGACAGGTATCTACACGTGATCTAACCCGTATGAATGGCCTGAGCGAGTATTATATTGCGTACAATCATGTATACCAGGAACTTGGCTATTACACCAGATTGAATGATCTTAAACGCAAGTACATTATCATGTCTGATATATATAGGGATTCTGTTTACAACGTATTAGACAAAAATACCGAAGAGTATCTCTTGTGTAAGGAGAGCTACTACTTCTCGCACAAGTTGTATGCCGACGCCATGAACATCAATAACAGGCGTCTTGCCAAGGTAACACCGGGCTCCAGAAACTATGCCATCGTGGCTTATTACAGGTCGCGACTGTATAATATTAACGGCAATATGCCGATGAAGAAATATTGGCTTATAGAGTCGGCTATGTCTGATATAAAGAATGGCGTTATGGACCAGGCCTCTCTATGGGAGCTATCTGATATTCTAAACAAAGAGGGAGACATAGACCGCTCACTTAAGTATATAAGATTCACCTGGGAGTGTAATAACAAGTTCGGTACCCGTATGCGAAGTTGGCAGATATCCCCTCTGTTGTCTATTATCGACAGCAACTATCAGAAACAGATTAACCGTAAGAACCAGACACTCACCGTCTTCATAACCATTGTCAGTCTGATGTCATTAATGCTCCTCAGCTCATTGTTCTTCGTATACAGACAGAAACGCAAGCTCTCTGACGCCCGTAACGAACTGAGACGTATAAACGAGAAATTGGTCATGCTCAACAGCAAACTGTCTAATGCCAATGATAATCTAGACATATCCAATCACGAACTGTCGGCAACCAACCAGAAACTGGCAATATCCAATCAGCGTCTTAATGAGTCTAACAGAGTAAAAGAAGAATACATAGGCCGATTCCTCAGCATATGCTCACAGTATGTAGACAAACTTGACGACTTCAGAAAGATGGTAAACAAGAAACTTAAGAACAAAGAACTGCAAGACCTCTTTACTATAAGCAAGTCTACAGAGTTTAAGGATAAGGAACTCGATGAACTTTATGCCAATTTCGATTCAGTGTTCCTGCATCTTTTCCCCAATTTCGTAAATGATTTCAATGCCATGCTTAAACCTGAATTCCAGATACATTCTAAAGATTCAGAACGCCTGTCAACAGATATTCGCATCTTTGCACTCATCCGCCTTGGTATCGACGACAGTTCCAAGATAGCCGAGTTCTTGCATTACTCAGTCAATACGATATACAATTATCGGGCAAGGATAAAAAATGGTGTATTAACAGACCGTGAAGATTTCGAACGCAGAGTCAAAGACCTCGGGCTAAATAGCTAG
- a CDS encoding DUF4251 domain-containing protein: protein MKKVFYFLFVVILFVNGYSIPCNAQNKKTAKIEKYNKLAQQVKDSVNNRHFTVNVNMAYPQSHRAINLTSMYSVRISGDSIISYLPYYGRAYNVPYGGGKALNFTGKIYNYTAVRNKKNMTRITLNVKTDEDTYKYSLEIFDNGSTSIDVSSNQRQYISFSGDMITK from the coding sequence ATGAAAAAAGTATTTTATTTTCTATTCGTGGTTATATTATTCGTAAACGGTTACAGCATACCGTGTAATGCCCAGAACAAAAAGACAGCTAAGATTGAGAAATACAACAAGCTGGCTCAACAAGTCAAGGACTCTGTCAACAACAGGCATTTCACTGTTAATGTAAACATGGCATATCCACAATCTCACCGTGCCATCAATCTCACGAGTATGTACTCTGTACGGATATCAGGTGATAGTATTATCTCGTATCTGCCTTATTATGGCAGGGCGTATAACGTTCCCTATGGTGGAGGAAAAGCTCTGAACTTTACCGGAAAGATATACAATTACACGGCCGTACGCAATAAGAAGAATATGACGCGCATAACGTTAAACGTAAAGACTGATGAGGACACCTATAAATATTCGTTGGAAATATTCGATAATGGAAGTACCTCTATAGATGTTTCATCCAACCAAAGGCAATACATCAGTTTCAGCGGTGATATGATTACGAAATAA